The Hevea brasiliensis isolate MT/VB/25A 57/8 chromosome 1, ASM3005281v1, whole genome shotgun sequence DNA segment aaaaccactgtggatttgacttgataaattgttgtgttgagaaatatattggagttgagatttggaaaataattgaagtgcttcttacaggttttctgaagaactgttttatccaaaacacagatggcattctgccaaaatttttacagaaattccaaataattcaaatgagttagttgtttcacttcagttcaccaaagtttttaacacctgtaaatagtgctcaccactgtaaaagaagtaagaaaagtttttaaaatcccttgtagtatatttaatgggttatcagtagacggagttggtaattcattaggtatactacgggatcatgttatgccttacaaaggggtagggtgtgacatgttttagtggtatcagagcaaagtttttaaattctgttttcacatgttatttgaatattctttcttcacagtacaactgctcaatatcgttgtttgatacatacagtacattacattataaatatgcactaacgggaggaaatctccttgtattattgtacaggaggtctagaatcctcgcattgactatggaagagggtgatcgtttagtcgatcaatctatagaggctgaggtgcaaaggaTGCTGAccatacataatgttagtggttcggcACCAGCCCCTCTGATCTGcagtttctgctcgattcgctcatgAGATGGTGCAATgtcccaacaaatggctggtaatatgcctactcaagtcccaatacagacaccagtggtacaaccacagtcttctacaaggcagtatgataaattgatgaagtatggggctctgagtttaagggacgatagatcctctagaagctgaacaatggttagagaggatggatagggtattcaagaaactgcattgcacagaggagctcagatttgagtactcagtatctttgctacagggggatgcttatgattggtggaaaaccattccccacagtctggtagaacctacagtgctaacatggaatgacttcctcagggaattcaggcaaaaatatgtccctgatgcttatgtagaccagaagctgcaagaattcctaagtctgaaacaggggcggtcggtggtgagtatgaaagggaattcccgcctaagccattatgcagtaagtctactttctaccagcagggagagatgtaagaggtttgaaaccggcttgaagcctagtatcagattacaagtggtcagattcaaacataacaacttctctgaacttatttctcaagcactagaattaaaagaattgaatctgaagtggcctctaagaaaaagaaatcagagagggcagaaaaagagggaaagtcagcagaacagagttctagtggtcctactggaaagaggaaaaactttgggggatacgacagagatagtaagaagtccggtagagatagatcttttggacagaaaccacctcgatccgatcagcaaactcaacagaaacccagaaatgcgctgtcagatcgactttgtgaaacttgtggtaaaccacatagtgggctatgttatagagccgtaggagcatgctttaactgtggagagactggtcattttgctagggattgtgtaaatccaggtcgttctggatcatttactacaccaaagggatcaacccaagtttctaccccaaatagttcaccatcagttagtagaggcaaaggtagaggtaggggtagtacacctagaagtcagactactgtgaatcagccaaaacagggtgatgcttcaactagagtatacgctatctgacgagaaaagagatgagacttttgacatcattgctggtactttctcaattagcaactaagatatatatatgtattatttgacacaggtttgcatacttttatgttagtgttagaactacatgttctgttgttattcctttacaggggaataaattttgatgcattagtgattagtccttgagataaggattgtgataataagtgaaattacttttgaaagagtttatcggcgaaaagtattttctaacacaccataaattataaagctaattggcgagcctacttaatgtaaggcaagaggacgtaaaagtaagatgcagtaatggaattgctctagatgagggcaaggaggttactgttagaaattgctaatggatattgtaatcagaataagattcgaatatcagtgaattcaaaaagaataaaagataacaaaatttgatctattgggatgtatcgtagtaactatgcaatgttcttgatgtttatactgtaagctgcagattactgacttgagattattgtatagagctacgtactacccgatagtatacctagctaagaatagttaccaacggcatctgttttggtatagttatgccaggacagaatttaattgttagaaataagtttgaaaatcctacttagggatctaaaacttaaaagttagaatatcgaaaggttatagttcagtacaaaaaagaagtaagttatagaatattgacagataaaaagagttatggaagtagagatttgagcattgattcatatataacaaagaaatattacgaatgtgaggaagactatggactagaatggtcagaggaccaatgactgatgaatgattctaacatgacctcaagggtcattcaagaaggaacgtgaaccgaaatattagacaacacaatagtaagaggagattagtattatacaaacaaattaaacgtggtattagattgttaaaagtcttatacaaatttgaggacaagaagattatacgatcatatagaaaggagaaaataaatgtatgactattgtaagatagctattgggtaaaatttcgtggacgaaatttatttaagggggggagaattgtaacacccctaagttcggtagtgcgttctgctgttccagtgaccagtgctgtccggacagctaggatgcctagaaccacacttcaatgagagtgaggagacataaaataatgaaatacaagaaaagaaagtacaagaaaaacaaaggaaaaatgatagcaaagaaatgtgatcaagttaagcagtaggaaacttagcgatgggtgatcagactgcaggaagtcacggcgtggaccagaTCGCCTCGGACTGCGGGgatccctggaaaatatttttaggacttaaataaacccttgttgaagaataaatatcattagaaatatcaaagaaaaattaaataaatagtacaaagaaaagtgagaaatcgaaaaacagacaaaaccagtgtctgaaaaatcggaaacataacccgaacaggggcattatggtcatttgacaccccgaattgtcttttgacctaaatgtccattaaaaataaataatattacacttagaaaatgaaatgaaaaattagtttagtggtacctaatacaaatagctaaaatcatggtttaatgtggaataaatgcacatttggcttattatatgataaaattttttttagtggaccactaagaacattaaatggattaaatatactcataagtgggcagatttctcccactcaaacctcatcttcctcacttagctcaaccatgccgtgaatgaagatgaaagaatccaccattgacgttttgcatgagctcacttaacctccacattttcaactccaatcctttaagttccttcataaaaaatggtctacacatcacaaggaagatattgataccaaatttgagaagtttggtgaaggtttagcaagttacaaacaaaggtaagtttacatttttgagaatttccttgttaaactttatgtttatgttatgggtgttagttttgtgaaggaaattttgaagtttaaatagttattgagatagccatttttggacagccatggggtcacacatttgatgatttattatgcatataattgatgagaaataatgttgatcatggtaaattaatatcctaatgaattgtttcacatatatatggtgattttggcacttggatgagaattgatggattgtaggtcaatgtggtgttgaagaagatttttgcatcttgggaacccttgaataattgtatgtattgatggaagtgttggcagaatgttgacatagaagaattgatgaatgtatatgtaaattagtagtggagattatatgtaatgattaggtgtatttatgtacatatattgctaaatttggactttgtggtttagggttgtatttgatgtattgagaatgtttgtattctgtccaaattgaccatagtaagaagtgataaatgaatatggaatggtataaaatcagaattaggtatggggatttaaagtagagcaagttaaatgtgtgtttgaattggggtttgaaagacatatagagggcagtgtgcaaacagaccaataagtttaaatgtgtaacctcaattggtatgagaccaattggaggtgaaactaggcacaaaatgtgccaactttcattgagaaaatataccaaaattctgcttgcaaggtgacctaaaaaaatgaccaattcggattaggtgcaattaggacctgaaaaatgaccaattgggcagcagtgagtgtttaggccataactcactcaaaccaggtccaattgacctgaaagtttgaccaagaatagttaagatccatacctacaagtcttatgaagacaccaaagcccagaaatgaccataagcaagtcaaacaacttgcacaagttcgggtccaaaaactggccgaaccatagttgaccaaattgaccaaaaattgacctaattggtaccatttgaccagcaatagtataatgaccataacttggactacttaactcggattgacctgaaattttgcctcgcgtgcaataagacctagatctacaagtttgtagttttgaccgaaacccgaaaaccgagggaactaggccgtccggctaggtcaaaccagtatcccggaatccagcaatttgcattaaagtgcactaagcaaggaaatgactttggtaaaacataccaaatctaaaaccctatcgaatgtgacatattaacgacactaaaacctaatttacctaaaacgcaacgagggtcggtatattaggtgattaagtgaataattgagttcagtgcattatttaccaaacaccatcgatagaaacaatttaatttagtactgaaatacttcaaattgtgtttctcagttaacaaggactcaacaaaagggaaagaaacactgagtccagaccagggaggcagtcatcagaggtttgtgcacaactagttttcaactgattttgttctgaataatatttcatatgattaattatatgttattgttttaaattgtgtttgtgcacaacaactatttctcttgaatttttcaattgaaataaatattgactatttgtatattattattttaaattgtggaaatgtgtttgatgaaaacttattgattgaaaaacatggtgaatggtttgaaactgtgaaaaattatttgaatcatattgatggatacttattgattgaaaagcactgtaaatggtttttgtggaaattgaagtgaattacgaattgtgttgccattttgtgaatggaattataactttggaaatttattggattcttacggatcatttgaataaaatgtttggaattgttttgactcacaattggcatgacactgatactatgttcctcctcctttaatggggtgagtgtgattattcctccctcttcgacttatcagtctggggtgagtatgattatgttcctccctctttgacttcccagtctaaggtgagtatggatgagtactcattagatagctagcttcctccctcattgatttcgattattggggtgagtatgtcttgtcgtggtgtacaacacggcatatatggaaaaatttgtgtcatgacctaaattgtgttattgattggcaacattgtattgttcaattatttgatcgaatggtgttattgatttgcaaaacgatattattcagttatttgatcaattgtgttattgatttgcaaaacgatattattcagttatttgattgaattgtgttattgatttgcaaaacgatattcttcagttatttgatcgtattgtgttattgatttacaaaacgatattattcagttatttgatcgaattgtgttattgatttgcaaaacgatattattcagttatttgatcaaattgtgtcattgattggaaaaactgtgttattcagtaatttgatcaaattgtgtatgaattggcaatacggtattcttaagctatttgactaaattgtgttattatgaattttgataatttgtgaattggagtttaaattccttatgacattcattgtcttgaatttaactatggttttaagtatccactattgatatgatttatgaattgtgatttaaaattgtatttggttaatgttgtgcaccactgagacattgtctcagcgatagctttattctttgtcgcagtagagagatagacaggcggcagactaggccgctagtacatccaatgaggattacagtataacgagtataccaatattttgcattttgtactgtaatgtatattcactgtatgtatattttgttgttggtgttgagcagttgtaaatccaaattgtacatttgacttgtaaaataattatgagtggttttggcttgtacaaattgtattatatttctcatatctcaatctttgaaaaaccactgtggatttgacttgataaattgttgtgttgagaaatatattggagttgagatttggaaaataattgaagtgcttcttacaggttttctgaagaactattttatccaaaacacagatggcattctgccaaaatttttacagaaattccaaataattcaaatgagttagttgtttcacttcagttcaccaaagtttttaacacctgtaaatagtgctcaccactgtaaaagaaataagaaaagtttttaaaatcccttgtagtatatttaatgggttatcagtagacggagttggtaattcattaggtatactacgggatcatgttatgccttacaaaggggtagggtgtgacatgcttaATCATAAAAAGAGGTCCATTTACAGAATTACACTTGACACCATGGAAAAGTAATCAAGTGTAGGTAATAAAATATACTTTACTAAAAATACAGCATAGGGATATCTTCAGCTTCCCAATCGTCAAGCTCTTGTCCCTCTGTGATTGGTGAGATCAGTATTTTGGACATAGAATCTTGGTGCAGGACATTGATAGATGATTCTGAGGGAGATTCTCTATCCTTTTCTCTTAAGTTCTCAATGATTGGTCTGGTGAAAACGTCTGAgatttttcggatgtctttcTTCATTTCGAGAGGTTTATCGAATTTCTGATCCCTGAGTAGGTTTCTCATCCAGAACCTTTTATCAGTCAAAGCATCCTCATCATATCCCAATCCTTAGCGGCCATTCCTCTGAGCGACTGACACGGGTTAGATAATTCCTTACAGGGTGACACCTaaccccttgcccttttcatagccatttttcagcATTACTTTTGCAACCATGGTTGCAGCTCTCTCGTCTCCCAGAACAGTTCCTTGTAGCTCTAAAGCTTGAAATGAGCTTTCTAGAGATCGTTCACTCGTTTCCACATAAGGGACTGATTGTGGCTTGGCAACTAGCATAGCTTCTTCTCCTCTTACTGTAATGATTTTGCCGTTCATGACATATTTGATCCTCTGGTGTAGAGTTGAAGGCACTgcgtttgctgaatggatccaaggcctttcCAACAGCATAGTGTATGTTGGTTCAATATCCATTACCTGGAATGTTACATTGAAAGTATATGCCCCTATTTGAAGTGGCAAATCAATGTCTCCTAACACTTCTCTCTTTGTGCCATCAAACACCCTCACAATCATGGAGCTTTGGCGTATTCCAGAAGGGTTTATCAGGAGCCTTGCCAGGGTTCCATTGGGTAAGAAATTAAGTGCTAAGCCGTTGTCAATGAAAAGTTTAGCAACCAAACAACCTTTACACTTAACTATCACatgtagagccttagtgtgcttcaagccagccgaGCCTATTTCGTCCTCTGAGAAAGTGATGaaattggatgcctgaatttgtctaaCTATCTTTTCAAATTGCCCAGGTGTGATGTCAGGGGTTATAAAGGCCTGGTCTAAAACCTTCTGTAAGGCGTGGCGATGCACTTCCAAGCTCAATATTAATGACAATAAGGagattcgagcaggtgtcttctttaattgtttaaatacatcatactcactctgcttcatgatTTGCAATAGtagttcatcttcttccttcctcTCACTGGATTCCCCCTTCTCTACTACTTTTCCCACCTTCTTCTCAGTTTCAGGTGACTCTCCTACTTTTGCTTtccctttacttttcttttcctCAGTGCTATAACACCTCCCACTTTTAGTAATAAATTCTACTTCTGGATTTGGAGAGTCATTTGTTAGGGCAGGTTCTGATATGAATTGGGGAGCAAAGTCATTGGAGGGACCTGCATAGGTCATTTTGAAGTGagcatgaggagtgaaacatggtttaggggttgtgatgggttgagtgtaggTATGATTGAGGGTAGGGATGGAAGTACTGCTGGATGCACTCTGTGaataaacttggaaattataattccaaggcaCAGCATGAGTATTGGTAACAGGCATAATTCCGAGGCACAGCACGAGTATTGGTAACAGGCAGCTGTGGTGAGGTACGTATGATTGTCTGAGGTGGTGCTGGCAGTGTTGATGTGGCGGGAATAGAAAAAAACATTTTTGGAGTAGATCTTGAGATGTCTTTGCCATAAATGGCGGTGCTtacttccttttcctcttttgattttaattagaACCTCAAGATTTTCAGCGATATCATCCTCCAAATTTCTTCCTTAAATTCATCTCAACTCTACAATCCATGATTGTTTGCTCCATGATAAGGGCATCTCGAGCCCGACAGATCATTTCCAAAGTTATGCCCATAAGAACGTATGTACCCTTCCAGCACTGCCATTGCGTGAAACTCATCAAAGTAAGGGACTAACAGGTCTACCTCCGTAACCAAGCTTTCATCCTGGGATTCTATCGCATTTACACCATTCGTTTTGCTGCTATCATGGTGGGGCAATGGGTCTGAAGTGACATTAAGAGTggagccattcccttcaatcttcagcCACCCATTCCTAATTAGGGAGTGTACACTTCCTCGAAGGGCTCCACAATTATCCGTTGAATGCCCTATAGCCTCCCCATGGTATTCACATTTGGCGCTgggatcataccacctgggatatggtggcTGGACGGGGTCTAGTGGGATGGGCACTATCTGATTGATATCCAACAGATAACGGTAAATTTCACTGAGCGGGAGTGGTAATGGTGGATCAAACTTCCTTAATGATCTTAGGCCAGGTTGAGGAGTAGGTGGTCTGAAAGGAGTATTTTGGTCAGAAGGTCTGGGATTGTAGGTAGTTTGGGAAGGATATTGGGGGCGAGGATAGTTCGGGGATGGGGGAGGAACATTTGTTACCATTGGGCTTTGGGCTGGAGGATACAAATTGGGTTGGGTTGTATGGGTGAAAATTATTTTGTGGTGGTAGGTGAGTTTGTCTTGAAATGGGGTGTACATCCCCTTATTTCCTTTTCCCGAAATTAGTAGGCTTTTTCATGGAACTCTCCCCAACTACTTCTTGTAACCTCCCTAATCGGAGATTTGCTTCAATACTATCTCCTGTATGGATGATATCAGAAAAACTATTAGAAGTATTCCCAATCATTAAATTAAAGTATGGGGCCTTCAGAGTTTCAATGAACAGAGAGTAGAGTTCACTGTCTGTCATGGGGGGATAAACTTCAGCTGCCTTTTCTCTCTACCTCTGGGCATACTCATTAAAGCTTTCCCTTTTCCTCTACACCAGGTTttagaggtctctccttgtgggggcaacaTCGCAATTGAACTTATATTGCTAaaggaaagcatcagccaaatctttctAGGAGCGTAATCTACTcctatccaattgtatgcaccaacgTAAGGCTGCTCCTGTGAGACTTTCATGGAAAATACTAAGAGTCTGTCATCTTCCGTGAGAGTGGACATCTTAGCTATTTAAGTGGCTAAGTGGATGCGCGGGTTAGAGCTTCCACTGTATTTATCGAATTCCAAGACTTTAAATTTCGGTGGCACAACCACATCTGGTACTAATCTTAGCGATGACACATCgactgagccaacatatttaacCCTTCGATAGCTCTTAGTCTTTCTTCCagagcagataacttctcattttcttatTCTCTActttcccctcccactgcatgagctattcccccagttggaAAATTGGTTGCagggtaaactgaagggattGGTGCTGAAGGATGAAATTTCGTATTCTGGATAGCCTGGTGATAAGAGACAGGAAACTCGCTACTAGGGAATGTTGGATTCAAGGTAATTGTTGGATCAAGGATGGGAGTTTAGAATGTGAAAGAAGTTGAGGCTTAATCATGAAGTTTTTGGGCATGAGTATCAACTATTGTTGTAAGTGGGGGAATCACTGGTAAACTTGGTTCCGGTGCTGGCCGGGTGGTTTCTTTATTTTAGGACATTTCTCTCAtcatcttcattaattttgagatctgttcccttaattctgaaacttgcctctataaattctgcacttgttcttgctcttccattatcttcttcgcTCAAAACCTTTCTTGGTACAACTAGTTACTAGATCGGATTTGCTTTGGGAGCAATATTGGTTTTCTGTAGAAAGTTGCGTTATTAGTTTTATTTCTAAAACAAACTTACTGTGGCCAAAGTTTTGGCTGGTCAAAGGATACTGCGGCAAACAATTGCCGGAAAATGGTGTCTGCCGAGGGTAGATTACATTATCCTTTacaatggcatcattcgatagtccaacCGTGAATGATGTGGTGTATGCGTGGTTATGATACATGTTCATATAGTGCATAAGTCCTTTCGCATAGCTCTAACGAGGATAAATACCACGAGAGTTATACTGTTCATTCATAAGTTTCGAAGTCCCAAAACATAGTTTTATTATTTGTGAAGCATAAAGAGTATTATGCTATTGCCTAGGCTCCGGAAGGCTCATTAAAATACAATGGCATCTTTGAGATACTCATACAATCCCATTTCTTATCTCGTGGGGTTAAATGTCTTCAAAGCATATTCGGAGTCAGGTAGTAGTTCTTGTTTCCCTTATGCTATAATCTTTTCTAATCAATTGACATTCCCTCGCAATTATTGGTAAAGGGTGGATTGTCaatccttttcctttctttcattGGCACACTCCATTGAGATATAATTGATTAATTGTGTCTAATTTTTAAGTTCATGCTTCCTCCTCTTGTTTTCCTGCTGGCATTCTTCCACcaatattgtcacaccttacccctctgtaaggcataatatgatcctgtagaatacttaatgaactaccgaattttacctaccgataactcattaagtatcccacaaaggattttaaaataattttcttacttttataagtggtgagcatttctaaatagatattaaaatcatttattcaaagttttaaaactagtaaaatttttgtcccattttattttttcgcaaattttatagaaatttcaacaaagtaccgtctatattttgagaaaacagttcttcaatttcttgtaaaaagcacttccaataatttgtatcaacaacttcttcaatttcacaaccatcccaatcaatttcaacatcacttatcaatttccaaaaattcaaatccacaattttcaattcaaatatcatccaaaatattactaattaatttcattcaaattaaaataaaatacttccattcatatttcattaaagataaaacaatttatatacatcattccaaaaatttacattaggaaaattccaaaccaaaattaattataagttttatacaactctatacaactttatacaactgctcataaccaattttatatatccatacagttacatacatttacatatatcaaaataggttttacattcagggtataaaatatacccgataacttcaaagtaggtagctACTCAAtcgtcagcagctcactctgctgctcctctagcctctatatctgtgatagcaataatagctatcgctgtgtactaggactcaatggtgcacaacatactaaaataatctttatgtggaatttaaaacatatttattcaaaaattaaactgaacatgcgatatcaatacaaaacatgatttacaagattttagttcaaacaattttatttcaaaactctcaaaaccatttacataaaaacacacagttatatcatgccattcgaaacaaatatcatctcaatagccagaggctaaggagaagtcacatcacaaggctagctagctcaaatatatgagaacccattctttttcttcttctactggcacacacctcaacacttcagccagagaaggaatcaaaattcaaaactgatttcccccacttgtcatgctaatgaggtgttcaaatatatggtcatgacactgtagttttggt contains these protein-coding regions:
- the LOC131183195 gene encoding uncharacterized protein LOC131183195 → MPVTNTHAVPWNYNFQVYSQSASSSTSIPTLNHTYTQPITTPKPCFTPHAHFKMTYAGPSNDFAPQFISEPALTNDSPNPEVEFITKSGRCYSTEEKKSKGKAKVGESPETEKKVGKVVEKGESSERKEEDELLLQIMKQMHRHALQKVLDQAFITPDITPGQFEKIVRQIQASNFITFSEDEIGSAGLKHTKALHVIVKCKGCLVAKLFIDNGLALNFLPNGTLARLLINPSGIRQSSMIVRVFDGTKREVLGDIDLPLQIGAYTFNVTFQVMDIEPTYTMLLERPWIHSANAVPSTLHQRIKYVMNGKIITVRGEEAMLVAKPQSVPYVETSERSLESSFQALELQGTVLGDERAATMVAKVMLKNGYEKGKGLGVTLDQKFDKPLEMKKDIRKISDVFTRPIIENLREKDRESPSESSINVLHQDSMSKILISPITEGQELDDWEAEDIPMLYF